A window of Rhodospirillaceae bacterium genomic DNA:
CATGGCTGTCAGATCCTTTAACGTTCATCCCTGGGTCCCGCAAGCGCGGTCACAGCGTGTGGCGTGACGAACGCCTTGATGATGTTTTGGCCTATCTCAAACGGGCGCAGGGACTGCGCCAGTCGTCCGGTCTCTAGCCCTTATTATCCATGTTCACGGCTGCGGTGCACGGTGCGGCAAAGTTAAAATGCACACCAGTGGTCGGGGCTCAGCAGAGTCTTGAATGCGCTATGTGTTTATCATCTGCCCAAACCCCAATGCGCCAAGGGGGCATTATCAAAGCGCGCCATGTTATTCGTGCCGATTGAGATATGAGACAAGCTGCTGTGCAGTGTTGCGATGTTTTTATTGACACGTTCTGACAGAAGCTGTCTTCAGAGAGATGAACGCCCCCCTGCCTCGAGGTATAGATCTCAGTTTGCCTAGAACGGGATTGTCTGTTTTTGAACAGGAGCCTCACGCTTTGATCTTCAAACCGTAATGTTTTTTCAGTACCGAATTTGCAAATACATCATATGACAAAGCGTTGGCCATTTTATGACGCAGCATATTAATGCAGCTCTAGCGCAATTCTTTATCCCTTTTTCACAAGAGAGTCATTGGCAGCGTTAAAATTAAAAAACCAATAAATGACCTGCTCCCCTATTTTATTTCACCATTATGTCTGCGGACTTCCATATCCCTGTCGCAGTTGGCAACTAAGGTCCTCTCCTGCGGGCTTTAGGGGCCAATTAAGCAACATCGGTGGCTTCACATGTGGGGCAGATGTTGTAATCATTTTTGGAGTGACTCATGGGACGGACCTATAGAAGTGGTGCGAGACAGCACGGACGATTTATCAACGCTCTGATGCTTTCAGTGGCATTACCAACACTGGCGGTTGCGCAACAGGCGCCAGTGATAAAAGTCGAAGAGATCATTGTAGAAGGTCAGGTGGTGACCGAGCAGATCTCAGAAATCGCGGTCGATTTTGCCAGGTTTGGCACCCAGGTTCAGGTCATCAATTCCTTTGAAATTGAAACCGGCGGATTTACCAACTTTGGCGAGCTGGCCTCTGGGCTTATTCGCGGGGCCAACATTGGCTATTCGCCCGATGAAGGGGAGTTCACCATCCGCATTGACGGCGGTACCGACCGCGACACTTTGTTGCTGTTGGACGGTGTTCCCACCTTTGACCGTGGTACCCCGCTTGAAACCATTTGGGGTGCGACTGTGATCGACCCGCGCATGATTGAAAGTGTTGAAATCTTCCGTGGTGGGCAAAGTCTTTATTACGGCGGCAATGGCGGTCTTGGGGTGGTTAATGTGCGCTACAAGGAACCCGATGGCACCAACAAGGGTCAGTTCGGTGCTTACGCTGGCTCCTTTAAAACCCGTGAAATCTACGGCAACTATACCTTCCCGATTGATCAGGAGGGGCGCCACAGCCTGATGGTTTTCGGGCGGTCTTATGAAACCGATGCCCACAACTTATTTAACGAAGAATCTTATGTCGATACGGTGCTGGAGCTTGGCGGTAAGCACGAGTTTCCTTACAGCTACAATCTCATCGGCGCTAAGTATTTGTTCCAGGTTGATGCAGACACGGAGTTCCGTCTTGGCGGGCAATTCGGCACGGTCGATTTCCGAGATTCCTTTCCGAACTCTCACGTGTTCAATCCGAACTACACCGAGTTTCCGATCTTCGATGCCAAGTTTAAAACCCGGTTCAGTGACCGCATCGGCTTTGAAGCCGAGGCCTACTACACCGAACCAAAGCTGTCCAACACGGAAGTCGACGCCCAGATTTGCCGCATCCCTCAAGGAGTCATCAACCCGGCCACAGGTTCACGCTTTACGCTGGCCTCCGACTATGAAGCCTTCGCGGCAGCCAACGGCCTTCCCATCGGATGCGTGACCAATCCGGAGTCCAGTCCCCGTGCCGATGGCACGTCGCGGGATGGGTTTTATGTGGATGCCAACGGCAACATTCTGGGCACGCTTGAAAACCCCTTCCGCATTGGTGACCCCATGGGCACTGTCATTCAGTCGATTGCCGGGTTCGGCACAGGCATCCCAACCAAGGGTTATGGTGAAGGCACCCAGTTTAAAGCCGGCTTCCGCGATTACGGCGTCAATGCGCGCACCAAAATAGAGTGGAGCGATTATTTTGAAACCGTCGTCGGGGCACAGTACACGGCCTATCAGGACGCCTCAGCAGATGTGTATGGATTATCCAACCAGACTGTCAGAAGCACCGGTGTGTATGGTGATGTGCGTGCCGAATTGCCGTTCCTCGAAGGCACGTCGGTGTCCTTCGCGGTGCGTAACGATTTCAACAGTGCGTTCCAGGATGAGTTCATTTGGAAGTACGGCATCCGCCAGGAATTGCCGGGCGGCTTTTATCTCCGCTCCAACGGCGGCACGTCCTACAGTAATCCCACACTGACCGAAACCGGTGCCCGTCCCGACCGTGCCGAGAACGCGTCTTTGGAAACCCAACGGGTTGAAAATTATAACTTCGGGGCCGGCATCAACGGTGAAGTCTGGGGCGGCACCTTTAACGTCGAAGTGGGGTATTTTGATACGGTGATCGACAACTTATTCGGCACCGATCAAATACGTGACGTTTGCCCTGGTGTAGATCCCTCCCGCACCATCAACCCCAATATCAAAACGCCGACCGAACTGTGCGCAAACTTTGCCTCTCTTGGGTTAAGTCCACTCGATACCGCAGTGTTTAACACACTCAACGAGCAGGATATCGAGGGCTTTACGATTGACATTGCGCTTGACCTTGACCAGTGGCAGCTCGACCTCAGCTACACCGACCAGAAATCCCTGGAACCCAACCCGGTGTTTGGTGCCAGAGCCATTCGTGCCGGCACGGGGCAAGTTCTGACAACGGTTGTTCCCGGGGAGGCGGGCAGTAACGAGTTCCGTCAATCCAGCGAGCGGCCCGAATGGATGCTGTCCGGTCTGATCACCTACACGCCAACGGATCGGTGGATCCTTTCTGCCAACCCACGCATACAGGGGCCGGAGGCAAACTATGTGCAGAACACCGCCGCCCGGCTGGTGGATGCCAATGGCAACCGCACCAACCCGGATCAAAACATCGGTGATTACTTCCTCCTCAACGCTTCGGTTCAGTACCTGATGGGCGATAATCTGGAGCACCGCTTCATGCTGCGGATCGTCAATGTCACCGATGAAAAATACTTTGAACGTGGGGGTGCGAGCGATCAGCAATTGTCGCGCGCTGGTATTCGTGGCGAGTTGGGGCCGAATGATCCCAACTACTATTACACCTACGGCTGGAACGGGAAGCCGCGCTCATTCTGGCTTCAGTATGAATATAACTTCTAAGCCGGCAAAATTATAAGCCGGATACGACCAAGTTCATGGCCTTCCTGATCACCCCGTAGAGGAAGCCCATAGTGCGAGGGCGGTAAACATCTCTCCCCAGTGTAGTTTTACCGCCCTTTCACATCTTGGCTGCGGCACATGTTTTAGGTTCTAGATTTTAAACGTTTCACGTTTCAGGTTTCAAACAAGGCTCAGCGCCTAAAGGAGATCATCATGTTTTCACGCCGTTTGTTTATGGCCTCGACCGGGGCCGCCCTGTGGGTGCCGACAGCGCGCGCCCAAAGCAGCGCCTATCATTTTACCCTTGGTGTGGCGTCCGGATGCCCGCGTCCAAACAGCGTTGTTTTGTGGACCCGCCTTGCGCCCAAGCCGTTGCAAGGCGGCGGTATGCCCGCAGGTTTGACTCAGGTGCGCTACCGGTTGTGTTCCGATGCAGCCATGCGCCGCACCGTCCAGGACGGTTATGTGCCGACCTCCGACGCCAAAGGCCATGCCGTGCATGTGCTGGCGCAGGGCTTAGAGCCTGGTCGGGAATATTGGTATCAATTCTACTTCGGTCAGGATGAAAGCCCGGTTGGCCGCACCCGCACGGCTGACCCCAAAGCCAAAACCTCAAATATGGCCGTGGCCACCTGCCAGCACTGGGAAACAGGTTACTTTGCCGCTTATCGGGATCTGGCTGAGTGGGCACCGGACTGTGTGGTGCATGTCGGCGATTACATCTACGAAGGCGGCATGAATTCCCTCGGCAAAACAACGCAGGAGATCCGTGGACGGATACTGAACATGGAGATCGTGCGTCAGCACGATGGTCCTGAAATCGTGTCGCTGTGGGATTACCGCAATCGCTACGGTCTGTACAAAAGCGATCCTCATCTCCAAGCCGCCCACGCGGCCTCGCCCTGGATTGTGGCTATGGACGATCACGAGATCGACAACAACTGGGCGGCCGACATCCCTCAAGATCCGGACAAGCAAACGCCGGATGAATTTACCGTCCGCAAGCGCGCGGCCTTGCAAGCTTATTGGGAACATATGCCGCTGGAGATGCCTCCCACCATGAACGGCCTACAAATGTATGGCGCGTTCAGGTTTGGACCCATGCATGTGAACTTGCTGGATACACGTCAGTTTCGCTCGGATCAGGCTTGCGATCCGGAAGTTTTTCCGGGCGATGACCGCTGTGACGACGCGTTCGGTCCCGAGCGCACCATGACCGGTCCGCAACAGGAGGCATGGCTCATGGAGCAATTGCGCACGTCAGATGCCAAGCACAACGTGCTCGCCAGTCAAACCTGGTTTGGCCCGGTGCAATACACAACCGAAGGCCGCTCTCGCTACAACATGGATCAGTGGGACGGCTATCCCGCCCAGCGCCAGCGTATCATCGACGCCCTGGTTGCCCATGACGTGTCCAACCCGGTTGTGGTCAGTGGTGATTGGCACAGTGCTGTCGCCATGAAGGTTCATCAAAACCCCGATGATATGCGTACGCCGGTAGTCGCGCATAACTTTGCCGCGACGTCGATTTCATCCAACTGTCCCTGGGCGGCTGACATGTACGACTCACGCGATGCCAATCCGCACATGATGTATCTGGATGGCGATCAGCGTGGCTATCTTAGGTGCAGTGCGGACCAGAACGACTTCACCGCCGTGTTCCGCACCGTCGCCAACCCCTGGGATGCAAACTCTCAAGTGGGAACCGATCAGGAAATCCGTACCGGGGACAGTTAAGAGTACTGTTAAGGCTTCATAGATTCTCTGATCGCTTTCATCTGGGCTTTCAGCCATCTGATTTGATCGGCCAGGCGTTTGCGTTCGGCCCGTGCGGCGGCGGAATAGTAGCCGTGTAAAAACGCGTTCTGATTTCCAAGTTGTCCGCCCGAGGGTTTCAAACCGGTTCTCGATCCGCCGTGCATGCGACAGCGGGTCCGGTCAGTCACGGGGGGCAACTTGCACGGTGTGCCGCCGCGGGTGCGTGCGCCACAGTGTGTGGGCCGCTCATGGGCGCGGCGCGGGTGGGACTCTGTGCTCATAGAAACTGTGTGCTCATAAAAATTGCTCTAAGCTCTATTACGTCTGTGCGATCTAGGATTGGCGTTTCCAGGTGCGGTAGCGCGCCAGGGTTTCAATTTGACGCAGGGTCAGCGTGGAAATGCGGCAAGCATCGATAATGCAGGTGCCATAGTGGCTTGAGCCTGTCGTGCGTTTCATCGCGCGCTTTATCGTGGCCATGGTCAGGTTCTGAGAGGCCACCAGTTGCGCCGCAATCATGGCTTCAACCGCATCCCCCTCCTTGGTCATGCCAACCCATGCGGTAATCGCGCTCTGAACTTTATCCGTAGTCTGTTGGTCAGGGTCCGATGGGGCGGAGGTGTCCAGGGTGGGAGCGCTGGCCGCGACCGTATCGATGATCTGTGCCTGAATGTGATTCATCATCGTTTGTTCGCACGTCGCCGCTGGATCGGCTGCTGCAGATTTTGGTTCCGGGCGGGAAGAGCTTTTGTTGGTCACAGCAAGATCCGGTCACACTCTCAATGGAGCGGAAGTATACAATTTAAATTGTTATTTAGGCAAGGTAAATTTGTAATTGGCTTCGCTGCTAGCGTCCATGGGCTCGTTCCACGGGGGGGCGCCGGAGAGGTTCCATGGGCTCGTTCCGCCGATCATACGTGCATGGGCTCGTGTGAGGGAAACCAGTGGTGCATGGGCTTGTCCCACGGACAAGCCCCAGAAAAAGATTCTCGAACCGAGGTTCCCACAAAAATTTCTCGCAAAAAAGCCCCCGCCTTTTTGCACAGACGGGGGCGAGTCGCAGTTTGGTGAAGGGGCGTCCCAGCTAGACGATGATCAGCGGGTCTTCTTCCGAGTTCAGGGGTTCGTAGCCGTCGTCTGTGATCAGCAGCAGGTCTTCGTTATGCCCCGCGCCGAAGCCGATTTCGATGTACGGCAGATCAACCGTAATCACCATGCCCGCTTTGAGCACAATGTCCTCGCCACCGCGCCAGGGGTTGCTGTCGTCATAGGGTTGATCGGTGTGCTGTAGGCCAAGCGAATGCGGGTTCACAATCAGCGTATCCGGGTTTGCGCCGGCTTTCTTGAAGGTCTCAAATCCTACCTTGCGGATATCCGAATATTTCACGCCAGGTTTGAGCATTGAAAAAATGGCTTCACGTGTCACGTGTTGGGCCTCTGCGCGCTGTATCACGTCTTTGCTGGGTTCACCGACCACAATCGAGCGGGCAAAATCGCCGTGATACTGATGAAAGTCTGAGACCGCATCAATCAGAAACGGTTTGCCCGGCACCACTTCGGCATCTGGAAAATAGCCAAGCGAAACACCCGCGATGAAGAAGGTCATGGCGTTCCCCCGCACCGCGCATTCGGCCAGGAACTTGCGCTCGACGTCCGCAAAGGTCATGCCTTTTTCGATCGAGCGCGCGGTCGCCAATGTCGCTGCGGCATTCTTTTCACCGGCCAGGCGCATCAACGCAATTTCGGGTTCTGATTTGATATAGCGAATGCGCCGGAACAAATTATCGCCGTCGACAAACTCAATGTTGTCTGCCGCGCCGATCCGTTGCAACAAGTGTGCGATGCGCATGTCGTCCACGGCCACGCGGCCTTTGACGATGCCTGATTCTTTCATCGCCCGCGCCAGCGCCCATTCGGGTGTCGCGGAGGGTTGTGCGTTTGTTTGGCTCGTCGCCCAGCCTTGTTCCCGCTCGGTCAGTGGTACTCCATCTCGCACCGCAAGTCCGCCGGTGGCCGCGACCGGCTCTTCAGTTAAAGCTTTGCCGTTCTCTCCCAAGTAATCCGCTGTATTTGTTGGGGCTGAATAGGGCATGACCTCTGGGCTCCAGCGGTCTCCATTAGCGATGTCCCACATCTGAAGAGCTGTTGTGACCAAGAAGGTGGGTTGATCCAGGTCCCGCGGAAGGGTTGCAAATGCAGGGTACTCCCAGCGCATTTTGGCGCCGATGGGCATGGTATTGGTCAGGTAGTAAATGTTGACCGGGTTCAGCGCCAGCATGCCGGCCAGGTCATATTCTTCCATCACCGCCTGCGCCTGGGCTGTGTTCATAAGTGGCTGGCGCAGGGCCTCCAATTCACTTCCCACAGGAGCAACAGTCACACCCGATTTTGCGGCCTGCGCTGATGTGGGCAACGCCGAGGCCGCAACGGCTGCGACTCCAGTCTTCAGCATGTTGCGTCGTTCCATCTCAAATCTCCGGCAATGTGCTTTGACAGTCTCAGCAGACTGTCAATTTCTTTCGGTCACATCTGTGTTGCAGACAGATAAACCTTTGAATTTGGGTCCCGTTTTACGTCCACACCAAAGCTTTGCTCCAGAGCGTCAAACAGGGCGTCGACGTTGCCCACTTTAAAGAATCCGCCAAACCGCAGTTCATTCAGGACCGGGTCTTCGATGATGATGTCGATCTCTGTATAGCGGCTAACCTCTGCAATAACGTCAGACAGGGGTTCCCCGGCAAACGCCAGAACACCCTGACGCCAGGCCAGTTTGCGGTTCAGTTCGGGTTCGGGTATCACCTCAACTTGTTCCAGCGTCTCGGCAAATATGACCTTCTCGCCCGCGGTCAGGTTGGCAACCGTCGAGCGTATTGACGCTTGCTCGAGTGTTGCTGGATTCGCATCGGCCTCTGGTGAAAAGTAGAGCTTCACATCACCTTCGGTGACCGTCACTTCAATGCCGGTTTCGCGCCGCATCACGGCAAAGGCTGTGCCGGTGGCTGTCACAACGCGTTCATCTGCATAGACGGAAAAGGGCCGCTCTTTGTCCTTGGCGACGGTAAAGTGTACTTCGCCTTTGTGCAGATACACATCGCGTTTCTGGTCTGAATATTCCACATCCACGTGACTGTTTGTATTTAACAGCAGAACGCTACCGTCAGGTAAGGTCACCGTTTTTTGCGTGCCAACCACAGTACGATGAGCCTGCATGTAATGGGGGTCCGAGAACGTAAAAGGCCCAACAAAGATAACCAGCAGCACCATAGCCGCAACAGAGGCCAGTGACGCCACCACCCGATGCTTAAGCTCGAAACCAGCCCGCTCAAGCCATGTGGGATTCAGCGCGATATTCGAACGATCCTGCAAATCGCTAAGACCATCAAGGGTTCTCCACAGCCCCGACATTCCATCAAACGCAGCTTGATGTTCCGTGCTGGTGCCGCGCCAGGCGTCAAACGCACGTTTGTCTTCCACCGAGAGATCAGTTTTATCCATGCGGACAATCCAGGCGCTGGCCTCAGCTTCAAGTGTGCCCTGATCTGGAAAATCCACCACCTTTGGGTCCGTCCCCGGCGTTGCTGTGTTATCGCGGTCCATGTTTAGGTCTTGTGCCCATTTGTTTTAGCCTGCGGTTTCATCTGCTGCACATTTGATCCCTGTTTTCTTTCTTTAGCGCCAAAGTCAGCCGGGTCATGCCCTTGTCGTCTTAGAACGTCGATGCATTTTGACAACCCCGTCGCCACATGCTTCTCAACCGTGCTTTCTGAGAGGGACAGATGGTGTGCAATCTCTTTGTACGACAAACCTTCCATTTTTCTCATGACAAATGCGCGACGACACTGTTTCGGAAGTGTCATAATGGCCTGAGACACGATCACGAGCTGTTGTCGCGCCGACACTTCATCTTCGACAGAAATTTGGCCGTCATCTGTTAAGACCTCTGAGTCGGCAAAATCCTCTATATAATCTGTCTCGGAAAATGATTTTCTGGCCAGAGAGTTCAGCGCAAGATTCTTTGCAACGCGGAAAAGATAAGCTTTTGGCGCGCGAATATCGCTTTTCGATTCTGCGGCGAACGCCTGCAAGAACGTTTCTTGAGCAATATCTTCAATTTGGTGACGGCGAGACAAAAACCGGGACAGAAAGCGTCGCAAAGCGGCTTCGTTCTCAATGAAGGATCTCAGAATTCTAGACATCGCTGGATTTCACCTGTCTCGTATCGAAGACACAAAATGAGCGGTATTGCCTCATTTACCAGCTTTTTCGAGCGGTGGTGGCTTCGTTTTCTCTCCCCACACTGCTACGGCATGGTCAGTTATGCAATCCTAGCCATGCAACCCTAAGCCACGTAGCGGCGACATATCTCCGCCGCACAGCGGCGATGCAAAGAGGAGCCATATGAAAAAATGTGCAATTCCTTATGGTGGGTTTCCCAACTTCACCTGTCTCAATACATAAGGCTGGTGAAACAGTGCTGAATGATTGCTGACACCATGCTGGTTAGAAAGGATAGGCAGACCCTGCGATACGTCATTCCATTTATGTGGTTTGCGATATGCGTTTCGTTGGGTTCTGGTTCAAGTTTCGCCGTGTCTGATCAAAATCAACGCTATGATTTGAACATTACGCAGCCCAACTTGGGCGACGCAGCTGAGGCCCTGGCTAAGCAGACCGGGCTAGAGCTTCTCTTTCCGTTCGAACTGGCAGAGACAGGGGGAATTAACCCTGTGGTTGGCACATACAGCATACCGGATGCGCTCTCAGAAATGCTGAGAGATACGGGTTTCTCAGGCAGCCTAACAACAAGCGGTGTCATTACGATTTACCGCGGGGCAAACGCTGAAGACAGCGCACCGGAGGGAACTATGGAAACAACTACTCGGCCTGCAACAGGGCAAAACCGAACATCATTACTGGGCAGATTGCTGTCCTCTGTGGCCGCCGTGCTGACCGTCGCAACGGCCACACCGGACTCTCAAGCTGTGGCACAGCAGGTCGCCCTTGAAGAAATCGTCGTCACGGCGCGTAAACGGGATGAGCGATTGATAGATATCCCATTATCCGTTCAGGCTTTTTCAGCGGCTGATCTTTCTGCGGCTGGGATTGATGACCTGGAGGATTTGACATTATTTTCGCCTGGGCTTGATTACAATAGCCAGTCCTCAACGTCATTTACCGGGCGGTATATCCCGGCCATTCGTTTCCGCGGCTTGACTACCGTCAGTACGTTGCCGTCGAACCAGGTCGGTTCCCTCTTTGTTGACGGTGTTTTTGTCTTGGGTGGTGCGCAATCCATTGGTTTTGAAGATGTGGAGCGCGTTGAAATCATTAAGGGTCCGCAGGCGGCCTTCTTTGGCCGGTCGACCTTTGGTGGCGCCATCAATTACATCACTGCTGATCCAGCGGATGAGTTTGGCGGCAAGGTTTCTGCTGAGTACAGCCCCAATCACGGCAGTTACCGCGGCTCTGTTACAGTTGAAGGCCCTTTGGTTGAGGGCCTGTTGAGTGGCCGTCTCACCGCGTCCGGTTTTGAAAACGGCGGCTATGAAACCGCCAATGACGGTGGAACGCTTGGCGAAGAAACCACAGATGCCGTTCACGCCAGCTTGTTGTTCACACCATCGGAAACGGTGCGCATTAAGGTTCGCGCGTCGTACATCGAAGATGAAGACAGCCAGCCAGCCGTTACAACCATCCAGTTTTTTAACAAAAGCAACTGTGCTGCGGGAACGCCATTGACTGTGCTCGACGCTTCAGGTGCGTCTCGTAATGTTTCTCTCCAGGGTGATTATTGGTGCGGCGGCCTGCCGGAAGATGTGCCGGTCACGGCTAATACCACGTTCCCCGTTTTTCCAGCCGTCGGCAACCTCCCTGAGCTTGATGTGCGTGACCTGTTTGTTGGGAACAGTCTTGGCATCGACGAAATCGACCGGGCACCATTTCTGGATCACTTTGGCTTGCGCCGTCAGACGGTGCGGCTGGCAACAACCTTCGATGTCGAGGCGTCGGATGCCGTCACTGTTTCTGGCAGCTTGGCCTATAACGATCAGAAAATTCGACGGATCAACGACCAAGATTATACCGACGCGGAGTCGGTCTACATTGGAGCTCCGAGCTTCTTTGAAGACTATTCTGGTGAAATCCGTGCTCAGTATGATGATGGCGGAAAACTGCGTGGCCTGATTGGGACCAATTACTATAAACAAAAGATCAAGGCGGCTTTCGGCAATGCGATCGAAGCCACCAACCAGTTGTCACTCGATTTCCTGCCAACGGCACCGACGATTCGTGTGACCGGGGCTCAGAATTCCGGCAACAACGACGATAAGATCAGAACTTTCGGCATCTTCGGCTCTCTTGAATACGACATCCTTGATAACTTGACCGCCACCCTGGAAGGGCGTTGGCAGAACGACAAGGTCACGCAATTTGGGGGTCAATTCCTGACGCCGGGTGCGGCACAGTCTCTGACGTCTAAGAAATTCCTGCCACGTGCAATTCTCAGCTATCGCCCGATGGATGACATGACGACCTATGTCAGTTATTCCCAAGGCACATTGCCGGGACAGTTTAATGGCACGTTTATAAACTTGTCAGCCGCAGACAAAGCCATCGTACAGGCACAGATTCCAGGCCTGCAGGACTCCATTCCACCAGAAAAACTTGAAAGCTATGAAATTGGCTTGAAGCAAAGTCTTCTTGAAGGCCGGGCGACGTATGCGTTGGCGGCTTACATGATGGATTGGACCAACATGAAGTCGGCGGTCTCGTTTATCCCGCCAGGTGCGACAGGTTTGCAGGGGGCGTTGATCTCAGGAACATCCGAGATCAAGGGCGTTGAGTTTGAGGCCAACTGGCTTGTTTCAGAGGCCTTCGATCTCGGGTTCACAGCCAACTATACCGACGCCACGTATAATGATTTTGCCATCTCTGGCGTCAATCAGTTGTTTGGCCTGAGCAATGCGGAAGGGTATCGCGTTGATGGCAACACCCTGCCTGCGTTCCCAAAATGGAGCGGCAGTCTCTCTGGCACATACACCGGAACAGTCAACGCTGATTGGGATTGGTACACCCGTGCGGATGTGGCTTATCAGGGCAAGGCTTATGCTGACCCGTCGAACATTAACTGGGTCAAAGCCTATACGCTTGTGAACCTTAAGGTCGGGATCGAAAACGAAGGCACTACGCTCGAGTTCTTCGCCAACAACCTGTTTGACGAGACTGGATGGGCCAGCGGAACGACAGGTCTTGACCTGGGTGTCGTGCCAGTTCTGTTCTCGAACCTGTTTGTCAGGCGCGGTGCTGTGGTTACCGCCCTGCGTGACCGTGAAGTTGGCGTGAGAGCGACCTGGTCGTTTTAACCTCACCCGCTTAGAAACATGAGATGCGGCCGCCCGTTTGCCACAAGAGCAGGGGCGGCCGTTTTCATTGCGATACGCTATCAATCACGTTCAACTAAGACCCAGCCGCATCCCTTGCGTACATAGGAGATTTGTCATGATCAACCGCCGAACGGCTCTCACCAGCCTCACGGGTGCGGCCACCGCCGCCGCAGCAGCCTCAATCCCGGCACATGCCCGAGCTGACGCTAAGCCTGCCGGTTATGCCGTGCCCAAGCCTGAAATCGACGGTAAGCTGCTGGTCAACCGACCGCGCGCCCATGATGTGCTGGAGCGGTTTGGTCTTGAAGGCATGATCGCGCTGGACCCCATCAACGTCTACTACCTCACGAATGTGGTCACCATCGGTGTGAAATTCCTGTCGCAGTATCCGGGCTTCGCAACTTACGCCCGCGATCCAGAGCAGCCGATTTATCTGGTTTCTGGCTCCTCATCGGCCTGGGACATTGCCAACGGCGACCGGGAAACGGCGGAGCTTATGCCCTACGGGTTCGGGGGCTGGAATGAAGCGGAACTCAACTCAAATGGCATCCCTACGGACCCTGGCAACGGCAGCACGCGGAATTACTACGTCCGGAGCGATGTTGAACTGACACTCCGGGAAAAGCAGTGGCAAGCGGCGCAAGAGCGCGTGTCGGCAAATCTCGCTGCCGGTGCGGCTTGGGGCTTGGCCCGAGCGCTCAAAGCGCAAGGCATTACCAAGGGCAAAGTCGCGGTTGATGACATGCGCATCGCCGATTTTCTGGCCCAGACGGATTTGGTAGATGTCGAATGTGTGCCGGGCTACGGCATTTTCCAGCTCATTCGTATGGTCAAGACGGAACAGGAACTGGCTTATCAGCGCGTCGGCGGACGTAACAA
This region includes:
- a CDS encoding TonB-dependent receptor — its product is MSDQNQRYDLNITQPNLGDAAEALAKQTGLELLFPFELAETGGINPVVGTYSIPDALSEMLRDTGFSGSLTTSGVITIYRGANAEDSAPEGTMETTTRPATGQNRTSLLGRLLSSVAAVLTVATATPDSQAVAQQVALEEIVVTARKRDERLIDIPLSVQAFSAADLSAAGIDDLEDLTLFSPGLDYNSQSSTSFTGRYIPAIRFRGLTTVSTLPSNQVGSLFVDGVFVLGGAQSIGFEDVERVEIIKGPQAAFFGRSTFGGAINYITADPADEFGGKVSAEYSPNHGSYRGSVTVEGPLVEGLLSGRLTASGFENGGYETANDGGTLGEETTDAVHASLLFTPSETVRIKVRASYIEDEDSQPAVTTIQFFNKSNCAAGTPLTVLDASGASRNVSLQGDYWCGGLPEDVPVTANTTFPVFPAVGNLPELDVRDLFVGNSLGIDEIDRAPFLDHFGLRRQTVRLATTFDVEASDAVTVSGSLAYNDQKIRRINDQDYTDAESVYIGAPSFFEDYSGEIRAQYDDGGKLRGLIGTNYYKQKIKAAFGNAIEATNQLSLDFLPTAPTIRVTGAQNSGNNDDKIRTFGIFGSLEYDILDNLTATLEGRWQNDKVTQFGGQFLTPGAAQSLTSKKFLPRAILSYRPMDDMTTYVSYSQGTLPGQFNGTFINLSAADKAIVQAQIPGLQDSIPPEKLESYEIGLKQSLLEGRATYALAAYMMDWTNMKSAVSFIPPGATGLQGALISGTSEIKGVEFEANWLVSEAFDLGFTANYTDATYNDFAISGVNQLFGLSNAEGYRVDGNTLPAFPKWSGSLSGTYTGTVNADWDWYTRADVAYQGKAYADPSNINWVKAYTLVNLKVGIENEGTTLEFFANNLFDETGWASGTTGLDLGVVPVLFSNLFVRRGAVVTALRDREVGVRATWSF
- a CDS encoding M24 family metallopeptidase, yielding MINRRTALTSLTGAATAAAAASIPAHARADAKPAGYAVPKPEIDGKLLVNRPRAHDVLERFGLEGMIALDPINVYYLTNVVTIGVKFLSQYPGFATYARDPEQPIYLVSGSSSAWDIANGDRETAELMPYGFGGWNEAELNSNGIPTDPGNGSTRNYYVRSDVELTLREKQWQAAQERVSANLAAGAAWGLARALKAQGITKGKVAVDDMRIADFLAQTDLVDVECVPGYGIFQLIRMVKTEQELAYQRVGGRNNGDAGLATIHAIEAGMTHKDIEQIFLMECAKRGNHVDGFIVGFPGGGFPDGEMVAGKPFLIDAVSNYRGYMGDFARTFIIGEPSKEVETRRRANQLAREAVFDAIKPGVKYDTLRKIGFDTMVKNGMPEHAVFVTPHSVGLQHGDNPYSMPEFGIRSFEHVLEENMVLTVDLPYLEVGFGCGHNEDLFRVTKTGYEVLNTEEEPFILL
- a CDS encoding RNA polymerase sigma factor, producing MSRILRSFIENEAALRRFLSRFLSRRHQIEDIAQETFLQAFAAESKSDIRAPKAYLFRVAKNLALNSLARKSFSETDYIEDFADSEVLTDDGQISVEDEVSARQQLVIVSQAIMTLPKQCRRAFVMRKMEGLSYKEIAHHLSLSESTVEKHVATGLSKCIDVLRRQGHDPADFGAKERKQGSNVQQMKPQAKTNGHKT